One segment of Lytechinus pictus isolate F3 Inbred chromosome 13, Lp3.0, whole genome shotgun sequence DNA contains the following:
- the LOC129274597 gene encoding ataxin-10-like, producing the protein MDGQTGDSFVKSMYADNTLMEPSDILKILKEFTLCSRDNSFRIALTDPNIRSLTDYFQLSAEGVSSEQALAVECCTECLRCLRNACAGCVKNQELVLTSSVIPSVRQLLMFLLEKSQLEEPYVVLLRCCVQFLNNLVSGFENGQRAVWKDLIHDLMLRLLQVPDSKVTQYSCILLQALLECSENIGNFAEAVDSPRSLEAVLVACSEENEHDFSLQLVQFMLRSSAITSSLFDQLSISSQILLLHIASACVSSESRQQHPGISKTISDSLLLCFAQKFKSTAHCILSLAMKDGHEEDQNPQLVMSLLDVLCAVSAETDLQSCLQEMDFVLEASLEQLEMVEQVGRSSDNAFSVKQDLTGTATADAAEPGHGFKTNLVQLIGNLCFRHRRNQDRVRELKGIPTILQQCNIDSKNVYINQWAILAIRNLCENNPENQAVLLSLENQGVADNEALARLGYEAAMGEDGHIYLKNLKR; encoded by the coding sequence ATGGACGGACAGACAGGTGATTCATTTGTGAAAAGTATGTACGCTGATAACACACTGATGGAACCTAGTGACATCTTGAAGATTCTGAAAGAATTCACACTATGTTCCAGAGACAACTCCTTCAGGATTGCTTTGACCGATCCCAACATTCGCTCGTTGACTGATTACTTCCAGCTGAGTGCAGAAGGTGTATCTAGTGAGCAAGCCCTTGCTGTCGAATGCTGCACAGAATGCTTGAGGTGTCTTCGGAATGCTTGTGCCGGATGCGTGAAGAACCAGGAGTTGGTGTTGACTTCATCGGTGATTCCATCTGTGCGACAGCTTTTGATGTTTCTCCTTGAGAAAAGTCAATTGGAAGAGCCATATGTTGTACTGCTGAGGTGCTGCGTCCAATTCCTGAATAATCTAGTCAGTGGATTTGAGAATGGGCAGAGAGCAGTATGGAAGGACCTCATCCATGATTTGATGCTTCGACTTCTGCAGGTTCCTGATAGTAAGGTGACCCAGTACTCCTGCATACTTCTTCAGGCTCTTCTTGAGTGCTCAGAAAACATTGGAAATTTTGCAGAGGCTGTAGATTCACCGAGAAGCCTGGAGGCTGTTTTGGTTGCTTGTTCAGAGGAAAATGAGCACGACTTCAGTCTCCAGCTCGTCCAGTTCATGCTGCGGTCCTCCGCCATCACCTCCTCATTATTTGACCAGCTTAGCATCTCCTCGCAGATACTCTTACTCCACATAGCCAGTGCTTGCGTTTCCTCCGAGTCCCGTCAGCAGCATCCAGGAATATCCAAAACCATATCCGACTCTTTACTGTTGTGCTTTGCCCAGAAGTTCAAGAGCACTGCTCACTGCATCCTGAGCCTAGCCATGAAAGATGGCCATGAAGAGGACCAAAATCCTCAACTTGTGATGTCTCTCTTGGACGTTCTATGTGCTGTCTCTGCTGAAACTGACCTTCAGTCATGCCTGCAGGAGATGGACTTTGTCCTGGAAGCCAGCCTAGAGCAGCTGGAAATGGTAGAGCAGGTTGGCCGAAGCAGCGATAATGCCTTCAGCGTCAAACAAGACCTTACTGGAACTGCTACTGCGGATGCTGCAGAGCCTGGGCATGGCTTCAAGACAAACTTGGTTCAGCTCATTGGAAACCTGTGCTTCCGCCACAGAAGAAACCAGGACAGGGTCAGGGAGCTGAAGGGAATTCCGACCATACTCCAACAGTGCAACATTGACAGCAAGAATGTCTATATCAACCAGTGGGCCATACTGGCCATCCGTAATCTTTGCGAGAACAATCCCGAGAACCAGGCTGTCCTGCTGTCGCTTGAGAACCAAGGTGTGGCTGACAATGAAGCTTTGGCTAGGTTAGGATATGAAGCGGCGATGGGCGAAGATGGtcatatatatttgaaaaatttaaaaaggtGA
- the LOC129275089 gene encoding uncharacterized protein LOC129275089, translated as MLEKVKSCEDFRKGHPLITYEDYKPYIERTMEGAANVLSPKTMGSFVRTSGTTGPSKFFGHADRAGILRERWDVLYANLCNLCPKLRLSQKWLYLYATPVTTTAKNGGTIETALTLPPSWGLYNYATPKVGFLIASIEASNYIHLLFALRDSSIGIVFSPFILNIEHMMNQLEQSWESLVSDIEHGTINNTIILENAILDSLIRQLQGGNKERAEELRRLFQQGFDDGIMKRIWPHLEVILGIDGGVWASLKRKYAKGIYLVCGGYGSSETLTIAISPWIWDERPQMVFLNYAAFLEFIKLEDVDESQPRTYLIDEVEVGEEYEVVVTQASGLYRSRLGDIIRFVGYHHRSPCFEFLYRLGLTLNVRNEKMNQKVLKDALHAAVSCWSGTRLVEYAVAESTLIPQSHPAFVDKLIPYYLVFLELEFTSSQFTRHDITNEHLQLVDKELCDRNSLYKDLRDRGGISHPSVYVLKPGTFDNLKKLVLRDHRISANQYKIRRKLRTLESLQLMFDSLDANIISSL; from the exons ATGTTGGAGAAAGTGAAATCTTGTGAGGACTTTCGGAAGGGGCATCCTCTGATCACCTATGAGGATTACAAACCTTACATTGAACGCACCATGGAGGGTGCTGCTAACGTCTTGAGTCCGAAAACCATGGGTAGTTTTGTGAGGACCTCGGGAACCACAGGACCCTCAAAGTTCTTCGGTCACGCAGATAGGGCGGGAATCCTGCGAGAAAGATGGGATGTCTTGTATGCAAATCTATGTAACCTCTGTCCAAAGCTTCGCCTCAGTCAGAAGTGGCTGTATCTGTATGCTACCCCAGTCACGACCACTGCAAAAAACGGTGGGACAATCGAAACAGCTCTGACGTTACCGCCATCTTGGGGACTTTACAATTATGCAACTCCAAAAGTTGGGTTCTTGATTGCGTCTATTGAGGcttcaaattatattcatcTTCTATTTGCCCTAAGAGATTCTAGCATAGGCATTGTTTTCTCTCCATTCATTCTAAACATTGAACACATGATGAATCAGTTGGAACAGTCCTGGGAATCCTTGGTCAGCGACATTGAGCATGGAACCATCAACAATACGATCATCCTGGAAAATGCCATCTTGGATTCCTTGATTAGACAACTTCAAGGTGGGAACAAAGAGCGGGCGGAGGAGCTTAGGAGGCTGTTCCAGCAGGGTTTTGATGATGGAATCATGAAACGAATATGGCCGCATCTGGAAGTGATACTAGGGATAGATGGAGGAGTTTGGGCCTCTCTCAAGAGAAAATATGCAAAAG gaATATATCTAGTATGTGGAGGGTATGGTAGCTCTGAAACTCTGACGATTGCTATATCTCCTTGGATATGGGATGAAAGGCCACAGATGGTTTTCTTAAATTATGCGGCGTTTCTTGAATTCATCAAACTTGAAGATGT TGATGAGAGTCAGCCCAGAACATACTTAATTGATGAAGTGGAGGTTGGCGAGGAATATGAAGTTGTGGTCACCCAGGCAAGCGGACTGTATAGATCAAGGTTGGGTGACATCATTCGATTTGTCGGCTATCATCATAGATCTCCTTGCTTTGAGTTTCTTTACAG GCTTGGTCTGACTTTGAATGTTCGAAACGAGAAGATGAATCAGAAGGTTTTGAAGGATGCTCTCCATGCCGCTGTTTCTTGTTGGTCTGGAACAAGACTAGTCGAATATGCTGTGGCAGAAAGCACACTCATTCCTCAATCGCATCCAG CATTCGTGGACAAGCTTATACCGTATTATCTGGTGTTTTTAGAGCTGGAGTTTACCTCTTCCCAGTTCACTCGGCATGATATCACTAATGAGCATCTGCAATTG GTTGACAAGGAACTGTGTGATCGTAACAGTCTTTACAAAGACTTGCGTGACAGGGGTGGTATTTCGCACCCAAGCGTGTATGTCCTAAAACCTGGAACGTTTGACAACCTGAAGAAACTGGTGCTGAGAGACCATAGGATAAGCGCCAATCAGTATAAAATCAGGAGGAAGCTGAGGACCCTAGAGAGTCTGCAGTTGATGTTTGATAGTTTAGATGCTAATATAATCTCTTCATTATGA